In Prosthecobacter sp. SYSU 5D2, one genomic interval encodes:
- a CDS encoding protein kinase produces the protein MGKKPDANRPSSHMNGLNPLGLMDGVMGGQGTDWEPPMAEELEPLFPGYHDFEFIDRGGMGAVYAATQRSLERRVAIKILPPEMGQDAAFVDRFHQEARLLARLQHPHIVAIYDFGRNDSGHLYIVMEYVEGTSLLDIMKLARLPLAKTLEVTTQICEALQFAHDHGVIHRDIKPTNILIDVWGRVRVADFGLAKLSAASPSAPTTSRTGLAMGTPGYAAPEQRRGEASLDHRADIFSLGVTLYEMLTGHLPVGVFEPPSKKSDAPAILDKVVTRALRERPGDRFQRAAEMRSAIHSTLERLQRPMVQRAIAKRPIVSMMTSVIVGAGFIYLLDEINTQVLQKPAAPLPVNVENEHGPTVIRLNQHFSLLRLKLNWEESRRRVKATQGVEMASFHSAQELSEVVARLRELEVRAPVWTGGSMDPVTGAFRWDDGSPADFEAWMPAAPSPPLLITEIQAKNQRTLFTSTGVTPDWIEVHNPGTSPVDLSGWHLRHITGRYAFEGRLGSRSTQPPAAPLLIQPGEYRVIFCLDDDPAVQEKLAFGFQLEAQTGRLRWSDPRGNGIQGIRQDWTRFPADASLIYDAATQTWSWSARPTPGAPNAAPAELFIEAPEPAQTPQAVLMLPDFDGRWSMDTQRRTAWTLLRHTPKARK, from the coding sequence ATGGGTAAAAAACCTGACGCCAACCGCCCTTCCAGCCACATGAACGGACTCAATCCGCTCGGCCTCATGGACGGAGTGATGGGCGGCCAGGGCACCGACTGGGAGCCGCCCATGGCGGAGGAGCTGGAGCCGCTTTTCCCCGGTTATCATGATTTTGAGTTCATAGACCGGGGCGGCATGGGCGCCGTCTATGCCGCCACGCAGAGGTCCTTGGAGCGGCGCGTGGCCATCAAGATCCTGCCGCCGGAGATGGGCCAGGATGCGGCCTTTGTGGACCGCTTCCACCAGGAGGCCCGCCTGCTCGCCCGCCTGCAGCACCCGCACATCGTAGCCATTTATGACTTTGGCCGCAATGACTCCGGCCACCTTTACATCGTCATGGAGTATGTGGAGGGTACCTCCCTGCTGGACATCATGAAGCTGGCCCGCCTGCCCCTGGCGAAGACGCTGGAGGTCACCACCCAGATCTGCGAGGCCCTCCAGTTCGCCCATGACCACGGCGTCATCCACCGGGACATCAAGCCCACCAACATCCTCATTGATGTCTGGGGCCGCGTGCGGGTGGCGGACTTTGGCCTGGCCAAGCTCTCCGCCGCCTCCCCCTCCGCCCCCACCACCAGCCGCACCGGCCTGGCCATGGGCACGCCTGGCTATGCCGCCCCTGAACAGCGCCGGGGGGAGGCCAGCCTGGACCACCGGGCAGATATTTTCAGCCTCGGCGTGACCCTTTATGAAATGCTCACCGGCCACCTGCCCGTGGGTGTCTTTGAGCCGCCCTCCAAAAAGTCCGACGCTCCCGCCATCCTGGACAAGGTCGTCACCCGCGCCCTCCGCGAGCGGCCAGGAGACCGCTTCCAGCGCGCCGCTGAAATGCGCAGCGCCATCCACTCCACCCTGGAGCGCCTGCAACGGCCCATGGTCCAGCGCGCCATCGCCAAGCGGCCCATCGTCTCCATGATGACCTCCGTCATCGTTGGCGCAGGCTTCATTTATCTGCTGGATGAAATCAACACCCAGGTCCTGCAAAAACCCGCCGCTCCCCTCCCGGTGAATGTGGAAAACGAGCACGGCCCCACTGTCATCCGCCTCAATCAGCACTTCTCACTGCTCCGCCTGAAGCTGAACTGGGAGGAAAGCCGCCGCCGGGTGAAGGCCACACAAGGCGTGGAGATGGCCAGCTTCCACTCCGCGCAGGAGCTCAGCGAGGTGGTGGCCCGGCTGCGGGAGCTGGAAGTCCGGGCCCCGGTCTGGACCGGCGGCAGTATGGACCCGGTCACCGGCGCCTTCCGGTGGGATGATGGCAGCCCGGCGGACTTCGAAGCCTGGATGCCCGCCGCCCCCTCCCCCCCGCTGCTCATCACCGAGATCCAGGCTAAAAATCAAAGGACCCTCTTTACCTCCACCGGCGTCACGCCGGACTGGATCGAGGTGCACAACCCAGGCACCTCCCCTGTGGACCTCAGCGGCTGGCATCTGCGCCACATCACCGGCCGCTACGCCTTCGAAGGCCGCCTGGGCAGCCGCAGCACGCAGCCGCCGGCCGCGCCCCTGCTCATCCAGCCCGGCGAATACCGCGTGATCTTCTGCCTGGACGATGACCCTGCCGTGCAGGAAAAGCTGGCCTTCGGATTCCAGCTGGAGGCCCAGACCGGCCGCCTGCGCTGGTCTGACCCGCGCGGCAACGGCATCCAGGGCATCCGCCAGGACTGGACCCGCTTTCCTGCGGATGCCAGCCTCATCTACGATGCCGCCACGCAGACCTGGTCCTGGTCCGCCCGGCCCACGCCCGGCGCTCCCAATGCCGCGCCTGCAGAGCTTTTTATCGAGGCGCCCGAGCCCGCCCAGACCCCGCAGGCCGTGCTCATGCTGCCGGACTTTGACGGCCGCTGGAGCATGGACACCCAGCGCCGTACCGCCTGGACCCTGCTCAGGCACACCCCAAAAGCGCGGAAATGA
- a CDS encoding sigma-70 family RNA polymerase sigma factor, which translates to MNPHTHHGAFPVTRWSVVLALREGEDVWRGRLALNELCQIYWRPLYSYARYQGLSPADAEDLTQSFFTFALEKDLFAAADASLGKMRNYLLTAFGRHIKHWQRQANAQKRGGGRDIVSIEASQAEDEITIDPADHRTPESIYQRLCALRIIEAAIEQLAKEQEVAGKGDQFRALRSRLDPSQAGSGNDAEMAAQLGISHDAVRQSISRLRKRFREIMRDLVAATLSDPTDESVQEELASLRNALVG; encoded by the coding sequence ATGAACCCGCATACTCATCATGGGGCCTTCCCCGTCACCCGTTGGAGCGTTGTTCTGGCTCTCCGTGAGGGGGAGGACGTGTGGCGCGGACGCCTGGCGCTGAACGAGCTGTGCCAGATTTACTGGCGGCCGCTCTACTCTTATGCGCGCTACCAGGGCCTGTCCCCGGCGGATGCTGAGGACCTGACGCAGAGTTTTTTCACCTTCGCCTTGGAGAAAGACCTCTTCGCAGCGGCTGACGCGAGTTTGGGCAAGATGCGGAACTATCTGCTGACGGCTTTCGGACGGCACATCAAGCACTGGCAGCGGCAGGCGAATGCGCAGAAGCGCGGGGGCGGGCGGGACATCGTTTCCATCGAGGCCTCCCAGGCGGAGGACGAGATCACGATTGACCCGGCGGACCACCGCACGCCGGAGTCCATCTACCAGCGGCTGTGCGCGCTGCGCATCATTGAGGCTGCCATCGAGCAGCTGGCCAAGGAGCAGGAGGTCGCAGGCAAGGGTGATCAGTTCCGCGCCCTGCGCAGCCGGTTGGACCCATCCCAGGCGGGCTCCGGCAATGATGCTGAAATGGCGGCCCAGCTGGGCATCAGCCATGACGCCGTGCGCCAGTCCATCTCCCGGCTGCGGAAGCGCTTCCGGGAAATCATGCGGGACCTGGTGGCCGCCACCCTGTCCGACCCGACGGATGAATCCGTGCAGGAAGAGCTGGCCTCCCTGCGCAATGCGCTCGTGGGATAA